In Pyricularia oryzae 70-15 chromosome 2, whole genome shotgun sequence, one genomic interval encodes:
- a CDS encoding CCR4-NOT transcription complex subunit 7: MPPPPNRFPTGPTTISPYQHQFPPHGQGHAGGHPPPLGNPAYINPNAQLNPFAANGALSLAAGLNAASGFGAHDASGLGSHAARLGFSQGATLQQHHQQQQQQHHPQQSHGVMVDHPTRNQTKGRIREVWKHNLHEEMAVLRDLIERYSYISMDTTFPGVVCRPMGSFRSKRDYHYQCLRANVDMLNVIQIGITLFNEDGENPPARPNSTDVAELLGAAGRRSAQQGPLPYTWQFNFQFSLKDDMYSQSQIESLLQAGIDFVALERDGINPKEFASLMISSGMVCDESISWISFHSAYDFGYLLKLLWCNMLPEDQDEFKQLLRLFFPNVYDVKYFMKHQMKPLNAIGFQGIDGAIVDALQKFDHKSTLETLAEVLKVKRTGPAHQAGSDSLLTGRAFFQMREKVFGGKLPEDILGQVWGLEDSEPGPSMSLASANAAAAANQGESGANGTQGHHLQHHQQQQQQNGPSTPNTVSASLVTTPGAVSHSHNTNGMGAAGMGPMTPGGGGGAFGHFAFSSHQR; encoded by the exons ATGCCTCCGCCGCCCAACAGGTTCCCGACCGGGCCTACCACCATCTCGCCCTACCAGCATCAGTTTCCTCCACATGGCCAAGGCCACGCCGGCGGGCATCCGCCGCCGCTGGGGAACCCGGCCTACATCAATCCCAATGCTCAACTGAACCCTTTCGCCGCCAACGGAGCCCTAAGCCTGGCTGCAGGCCTGAATGCTGCCAGTGGCTTTGGCGCCCACGATGCTTCGGGGCTGGGCAGCCACGCTGCGCGTCTGGGTTTTTCCCAGGGTGCTACTCTGCAACAAcaccatcagcagcagcagcaacaacatcaCCCACAACAGAGCCATGGCGTCATGGTCGACCACCCCACCCGTAACCAGACCAAGGGTCGTATACGAGAAGTGTGGAAGCACAACCTCCACGAGGAAATGGCTGTGTTGCGAGACTTGATAGAGAGATATTCATACATATCAATG GACACAACGTTCCCAGGCGTGGTTTGCAGGCCAATGGGATCTTTCAGATCTAAGAGAGACTACCACTACCAGTGCCTACGGGCCAACGTTGACATGCTCAACGTTATCCAGATAGGCATAACCCTGTTCAACGAGGACGGTGAGAACCCGCCAGCGCGTCCCAACTCTACCGACGTCGCGGAGCTCTTAGGTGCAGCAGGTCGGAGGAGTGCACAACAGGGGCCTTTACCCTATACGTGGCAGTTCAACTTTCAGTTCTCACTGAAGGACGACATGTACAGCCAATCCCAAATCGAATCGCTCCTGCAAGCTGGCATCGACTTTGTCGCCTTGGAACGCGACGGCATCAACCCGAAAGAATTCGCATCCCTGATGATCTCGTCAGGCATGGTGTGCGACGAGAGCATCTCATGGATCAGCTTCCACAGTGCTTATGACTTTGGTTACCTGCTTAAGCTCCTCTGGTGTAATATGCTGCcggaagaccaagacgagtTCAAGCAACTGCTGAGATTGTTCTTCCCCAACGTATATGATGTTAAGTACTTCATGAAGCACCAGATGAAGCCTCTCAACGCAATAGGCTTCCAAGGGATCGACGGTGCTATCGTTGATGCGCTGCAAAAGTTCGACCACAAGTCAACGCTCGAGACATTGGCCGAAGTGCTCAAGGTGAAGCGCACCGGGCCTGCACACCAGGCAGGCTCGGATTCTCTACTCACCGGCCGAGCCTTCTTCCAAATGCGCGAGAAAGTCTTTGGTGGCAAGCTGCCAGAGGACATTCTGGGCCAGGTATGGGGACTAGAGGACTCAGAGCCTGGGCCATCGATGTCGCTAGCGTCTGCCAATGCTGCTGCGGCCGCGAACCAGGGTGAGAGCGGCGCAAATGGCACTCAAGGACATCATTTACAACAtcaccaacagcagcaacagcagaacGGCCCTAGCACACCAAATACCGTTTCTGCTAGCCTGGTGACTACTCCTGGAGCAGTGTCGCACTCTCACAACACAAACGGTATGGGCGCGGCAGGCATGGGACCAATGACACCTGGTGGAGGAGGTGGCGCGTTTGGCCACTTTGCGTTCTCGAGCCACCAACGGTAG